One Nostocoides sp. HKS02 genomic window carries:
- a CDS encoding methylmalonyl-CoA mutase, whose amino-acid sequence MTQTPQPEMTGAARWQARYDAAQAKGQVRDADFTTLSQMEVEPVYGPADGSEVPDRIGWPGEYPFTRGLYPTGYRGRTWTIRQFAGFGNAVQTNERYKMILERGGGGLSVAFDMPTLMGRDSDDPMSLGEVGHCGVAIDSAADMEVLFRDLPLEDITTSMTISGPAVPVFCMYLVAAERQGVDLGVLNGTLQTDIFKEYIAQKEWLFEPEPHLRLIGDLMEYCNENIPAYKPLSVSGYHIREAGSTAAQELAFTLADGFGYVELGLSRGLDIETFAPGLSFFFDSHLDFFEEIAKFRAARRIWARWLRDVYGAKTDKAQWLRFHTQTAGVSLTAQQPYNNVVRTAVEALAAVLGGTNSLHTNALDETLALPSEQAAEIALRTQQVIMEETGVVNVADPLGGSWYVEALTDKLEAEAEKIFATIKAQGELGKPRNAQGEVDHPVGPMTSGILRGIEDGWFMSEIAEAAFQYQVALEKGDKKVVGVNCHTASVTHELEILRVSHEVEREQVAALKARKSARDEDAVRAAVQHMVEVARTDANMLPAMLDAVRAEATLGEICDALRDEWGVYREPARF is encoded by the coding sequence ATGACCCAGACCCCCCAGCCCGAGATGACCGGCGCGGCCCGTTGGCAGGCCCGCTACGACGCCGCCCAGGCCAAGGGGCAGGTCCGTGACGCCGACTTCACCACGCTCTCGCAGATGGAGGTCGAACCGGTCTACGGCCCGGCCGACGGCTCCGAGGTGCCTGACCGGATCGGCTGGCCGGGGGAGTACCCCTTCACCCGCGGCCTCTACCCGACGGGCTACCGGGGTCGCACCTGGACGATCCGCCAGTTCGCCGGGTTCGGCAACGCCGTCCAGACCAACGAGCGCTACAAGATGATCCTCGAGCGCGGCGGCGGCGGGCTGTCGGTGGCGTTCGACATGCCGACCCTGATGGGCCGCGACTCCGACGACCCGATGAGCCTGGGCGAGGTCGGGCACTGCGGGGTGGCGATCGACTCGGCCGCCGACATGGAGGTGCTGTTCCGCGACCTCCCGCTCGAGGACATCACCACCTCGATGACGATCAGCGGTCCGGCAGTGCCCGTCTTCTGCATGTACCTCGTCGCCGCGGAGCGGCAGGGCGTCGACCTCGGAGTGCTCAACGGGACGCTCCAGACCGACATCTTCAAGGAGTACATCGCCCAGAAGGAGTGGCTGTTCGAACCCGAGCCGCACCTGCGCCTGATCGGCGACCTGATGGAGTACTGCAACGAGAACATCCCGGCGTACAAGCCGCTGTCGGTCTCCGGCTACCACATCCGCGAGGCCGGCTCCACGGCTGCGCAGGAGCTCGCGTTCACCCTCGCCGACGGCTTCGGCTACGTCGAGCTGGGCCTGTCCCGGGGCCTGGACATCGAGACCTTCGCCCCCGGCCTGTCGTTCTTCTTCGACAGCCACCTCGACTTCTTCGAGGAGATCGCCAAGTTCCGTGCCGCTCGTCGCATCTGGGCGCGGTGGCTGCGCGACGTCTACGGCGCCAAGACCGACAAGGCCCAGTGGTTGCGCTTCCACACCCAGACCGCCGGGGTCAGCCTTACCGCCCAACAGCCCTACAACAACGTCGTCCGCACCGCCGTCGAAGCGCTCGCCGCGGTCCTCGGTGGCACCAACTCGCTGCACACCAACGCCCTCGACGAGACCCTGGCCCTGCCCAGCGAGCAGGCCGCCGAGATCGCGCTGCGCACCCAGCAGGTCATCATGGAGGAGACCGGAGTCGTCAACGTCGCCGACCCGCTCGGCGGCAGCTGGTACGTCGAGGCCCTCACCGACAAGCTCGAGGCCGAGGCCGAGAAGATCTTCGCGACCATCAAGGCCCAGGGCGAGCTCGGCAAGCCGCGCAACGCCCAGGGCGAGGTGGACCACCCCGTCGGGCCGATGACCTCGGGCATCCTGCGCGGCATCGAGGACGGCTGGTTCATGTCCGAGATCGCCGAGGCCGCGTTCCAGTACCAGGTGGCGTTGGAGAAGGGCGACAAGAAGGTCGTCGGCGTCAACTGCCACACCGCGTCAGTCACCCACGAGCTCGAGATCCTTCGGGTCAGCCACGAGGTCGAGCGCGAGCAGGTCGCCGCCCTCAAGGCCCGCAAGAGTGCCCGCGACGAGGACGCCGTCCGAGCCGCGGTGCAGCACATGGTCGAGGTCGCGCGCACGGACGCCAACATGCTGCCAGCGATGCTGGACGCCGTCCGCGCCGAGGCGACCCTGGGCGAGATCTGCGACGCCCTGCGCGACGAGTGGGGCGTCTACCGCGAGCCGGCCCGCTTCTAG
- a CDS encoding TetR/AcrR family transcriptional regulator, whose product MTLRPKSARSRRPGRPREEATEQAITQAARQVLADKGVARMSMETVAHKAGVAKSTLYRRWPSKVELAIHAVAVTFDQVDVEDQGSLAADMRAGITEAARVLRDPSTGAAYAALLAESARDPAGVGRQVRESLSTRLHALVATSVERAIARGEIMPEMVDVDLLADVVVGSVMHRALATGEPDEAFIDGLIGLLADVAYARLRRAQREG is encoded by the coding sequence ATGACCCTACGACCCAAGTCCGCACGAAGCCGTCGGCCGGGCCGCCCCCGTGAGGAGGCGACCGAGCAGGCGATCACGCAGGCGGCCCGCCAGGTGCTCGCCGACAAGGGCGTGGCGCGGATGTCGATGGAGACCGTGGCCCACAAGGCCGGGGTGGCGAAGAGCACGCTGTACCGCCGGTGGCCCTCCAAGGTCGAGCTCGCGATCCATGCGGTGGCGGTGACCTTCGACCAGGTCGACGTCGAGGACCAGGGGTCGCTGGCCGCCGACATGCGCGCGGGGATCACCGAGGCGGCGCGGGTGCTGCGCGACCCGTCCACCGGCGCCGCGTATGCCGCGCTGCTGGCGGAGTCCGCCCGCGACCCCGCGGGCGTCGGCCGGCAGGTCCGCGAGTCACTGTCCACGCGGCTGCACGCGCTGGTCGCCACGTCCGTCGAACGCGCCATCGCGCGCGGCGAGATCATGCCCGAGATGGTCGATGTCGACCTGCTCGCCGATGTCGTCGTCGGATCGGTGATGCACCGGGCGCTGGCGACGGGCGAGCCCGACGAGGCCTTCATCGACGGCCTGATCGGACTGCTCGCCGACGTGGCCTACGCCCGGCTGCGCCGCGCCCAGCGCGAGGGGTGA
- a CDS encoding co-chaperone YbbN translates to MTDQPTTPGLRGAVDLTGLGAPTGPSSRPSSGAPRAGGAAPRTDAPAGVPGRSGLVVEGSDANFSEIVNASVTVPAVLVLWAAQFPESRDFLDTVVAVAAGLGGRVQVVSVDVEANPGLLRAFQVQTVPVTMGLVQQQPVPLFAGPQPADQVRAVLDELLTLAVQHGVTGRVDVEDATVDAGDDGEQEPELPPLHQQAYDAIERGDLEAAAAAYEQALKQNPADSDAELGLAQVGLMQRTHGADLQTARAAAADHPTDVAAQTLVADLDVLGGHVEDAFLRLIDLVKATTGDEREQARGHLLQLFAVVGSHDDRVRKARTALMSALF, encoded by the coding sequence ATGACTGATCAGCCGACCACGCCCGGCCTGCGTGGCGCCGTCGACCTCACCGGACTCGGCGCGCCCACCGGCCCGAGTTCCCGTCCGTCCTCCGGCGCGCCACGCGCCGGCGGAGCCGCACCACGGACGGATGCGCCAGCCGGCGTCCCCGGCCGGTCTGGGCTCGTGGTCGAGGGCAGCGACGCGAACTTCTCCGAGATCGTCAACGCCTCCGTCACGGTGCCCGCCGTTCTCGTGCTCTGGGCCGCCCAGTTCCCCGAGTCCCGCGACTTCCTCGACACGGTCGTCGCCGTGGCTGCTGGCCTCGGTGGCCGGGTCCAGGTCGTCAGCGTCGACGTCGAGGCCAACCCCGGGCTCCTGCGCGCCTTCCAGGTGCAGACGGTCCCCGTGACCATGGGACTGGTGCAGCAGCAGCCCGTGCCCCTGTTCGCCGGCCCCCAGCCCGCCGACCAGGTGCGAGCCGTGCTCGACGAGCTGCTCACACTCGCGGTCCAGCATGGCGTCACCGGCCGGGTCGACGTCGAGGACGCGACCGTGGACGCCGGCGACGACGGTGAGCAGGAGCCTGAGCTGCCGCCGCTGCACCAGCAGGCCTACGACGCCATCGAGCGCGGCGACCTCGAGGCCGCCGCCGCGGCATACGAGCAGGCCTTGAAGCAGAACCCCGCCGACAGCGACGCCGAGCTGGGTCTCGCCCAGGTCGGCCTCATGCAGCGCACCCACGGCGCCGACCTGCAGACCGCCCGCGCGGCTGCCGCCGACCACCCCACCGACGTGGCCGCCCAGACCCTGGTCGCCGACCTCGACGTACTCGGCGGACACGTCGAGGACGCCTTCCTGCGCCTCATCGACCTGGTCAAGGCGACCACGGGGGACGAGCGCGAGCAGGCGCGGGGGCACCTGCTGCAGCTGTTCGCGGTGGTGGGGTCGCACGACGACCGCGTCCGCAAGGCACGCACGGCGCTGATGAGCGCGCTCTTCTGA
- a CDS encoding RimK family alpha-L-glutamate ligase has translation MASTREHLIGLLLGAEGDWPAAFETLAGRLGVITAPDGSSHRVSTERVTIEPFNLRDKPRHDLVIDRLAHWYYHPREWLKKVALMDDVYLLNSPFTFQSMEKHSAYCALLRMGMNVPETVLVPYKNPLDNARWAFTSARYNKTFDLDRIADELGYPMFMKPFDGGAWRGVSQIKNQADLHAAYDDSGEMLMHLQKAVDGFEVFARALTIGPETMVMKFQPDEPMHQRYAVEHGFLSDAVGTEAITIAQTVNAFFRWEFNSCEMLVKDGVVYPIDYANACPDVAVTSLHYYFPWAMKALLKWSLYCVATGRAPRTQVDTGPWFAVADDPALDYHGKLAAYQKLADDYFETDRYREFCATALPDLDEMVLDWVDSDDFRRLLTETIQSTYPRQEWDRFEGHFGGLTRLWVTDERSRLGSGASHADEGVVGGPAPAVAQ, from the coding sequence ATGGCGTCAACACGGGAACACCTCATCGGTCTGTTGCTGGGAGCCGAGGGAGACTGGCCGGCTGCGTTCGAGACGCTCGCCGGCCGCCTCGGAGTGATCACGGCGCCCGACGGCAGCAGCCACCGGGTCTCCACCGAACGGGTCACCATCGAGCCGTTCAACCTGCGCGACAAGCCTCGCCACGACCTGGTGATCGACCGCCTCGCGCACTGGTACTACCACCCGCGCGAGTGGCTCAAGAAGGTCGCGCTCATGGACGACGTCTACCTGCTCAACAGCCCGTTCACGTTCCAGTCCATGGAGAAGCACTCCGCCTACTGCGCTTTGCTGCGGATGGGCATGAACGTCCCCGAGACGGTGCTCGTGCCCTACAAGAACCCGCTCGACAACGCGCGCTGGGCCTTCACCTCGGCGCGGTACAACAAGACCTTCGACCTCGACCGCATCGCCGACGAGCTGGGCTACCCCATGTTCATGAAGCCGTTCGACGGCGGGGCCTGGCGCGGGGTGTCCCAGATCAAGAACCAGGCCGACCTGCACGCGGCCTACGACGACTCCGGAGAGATGCTCATGCACCTCCAGAAGGCCGTCGACGGCTTCGAGGTGTTCGCCCGCGCGCTGACCATCGGTCCGGAGACGATGGTGATGAAGTTCCAGCCCGACGAGCCCATGCACCAGCGGTATGCCGTGGAGCACGGCTTCCTCTCGGACGCCGTGGGCACCGAGGCGATCACCATCGCCCAGACCGTCAACGCGTTCTTCCGCTGGGAGTTCAACTCCTGCGAGATGCTCGTGAAGGACGGGGTCGTCTACCCGATCGACTACGCCAACGCCTGCCCCGACGTCGCCGTGACCTCGTTGCACTACTACTTCCCGTGGGCGATGAAGGCCCTGTTGAAGTGGTCGCTGTACTGCGTGGCCACCGGCCGCGCCCCGCGCACCCAGGTCGACACCGGGCCCTGGTTCGCGGTGGCTGACGATCCGGCGCTGGACTACCACGGCAAGCTCGCCGCATACCAGAAGCTGGCGGACGACTACTTCGAGACCGACCGCTACCGCGAGTTCTGCGCGACGGCGCTGCCGGACCTCGACGAGATGGTGTTGGACTGGGTCGACTCGGACGACTTCCGCCGACTGCTCACGGAGACGATCCAGTCGACCTACCCGCGGCAGGAGTGGGACCGGTTCGAGGGGCACTTCGGCGGGCTGACCCGGCTCTGGGTCACCGACGAGCGCTCACGACTCGGGTCGGGTGCGTCCCATGCCGACGAAGGAGTGGTCGGGGGCCCGGCGCCCGCAGTCGCGCAGTAG
- the pgm gene encoding phosphoglucomutase (alpha-D-glucose-1,6-bisphosphate-dependent) — MSDPRAGQPAQPSDLVDVAHLVTAYYTLQPDPHDLDQQVAFGTSGHRGSSLRTAFNEAHILATTQAICDYRASQGFDGPLFIGRDTHGLSEPAWASALEVLAANDVTVLVDDRDGYTPTPAVSHAIIRANQGRTTGPGLADGIVVTPSHNPPADGGFKYNPPHGGPADSDATKVIAARANELIAAGLGDVRRVPFSRARAHAEPYDFLGTYVDDLPHVLDLQRIKDAGVRIGADPLGGASVAYWGEIADRHGLDLTVVNPLVDPTWRFMTLDWDGKIRMDCSSPAAMASLIARKDDYDIATGNDADSDRHGIVTPDAGLMNPNHFLAVAIRYLFGGARPDWPQGAAIGKTLVSSSMIDRVAAEVGGRLVEVPVGFKWFVPGLIDGSFGFGGEESAGASFLRRDGHAWTTDKDGIILALLASEILAATGKTPSQHYAELTAVHGDPAYARIDAPANRDQKAKLAALSPEDVAADSLAGEPITAKLTQAPGNGAAIGGLKVTTESAWFAARPSGTEDVYKIYAESFRGAEHLAQVQAEAREVVGAALGS, encoded by the coding sequence GTGAGCGACCCACGCGCCGGGCAGCCGGCCCAGCCGTCCGACCTGGTCGACGTCGCGCACCTGGTGACGGCGTACTACACCCTGCAGCCCGACCCGCACGACCTCGACCAGCAGGTGGCGTTCGGTACCTCGGGTCACCGCGGCTCGAGCCTGCGCACCGCCTTCAACGAGGCGCACATCCTGGCCACCACCCAGGCGATCTGCGACTACCGCGCCTCCCAGGGCTTCGACGGGCCGCTGTTCATCGGACGGGACACCCACGGGCTGAGCGAGCCCGCGTGGGCCTCGGCCCTGGAGGTGCTCGCGGCCAACGACGTGACCGTGCTCGTCGACGACCGCGACGGCTACACCCCCACCCCGGCGGTGTCGCACGCCATCATCCGAGCCAACCAGGGCCGCACGACCGGCCCTGGCCTGGCCGATGGCATCGTCGTCACCCCGTCACACAACCCGCCCGCCGATGGCGGGTTCAAGTACAACCCGCCCCACGGCGGGCCGGCCGACAGCGACGCGACCAAGGTCATCGCCGCCCGCGCCAACGAGCTCATCGCCGCCGGGCTCGGCGACGTACGGCGGGTGCCCTTCAGCCGCGCCCGCGCCCACGCCGAGCCCTACGACTTCCTGGGCACGTACGTCGACGACCTCCCGCACGTGCTCGACCTCCAGCGCATCAAGGACGCCGGTGTCCGCATCGGCGCCGACCCGTTGGGTGGGGCCAGCGTGGCCTACTGGGGCGAGATCGCCGACCGGCACGGCCTCGACCTGACCGTGGTCAACCCGCTCGTCGACCCCACCTGGCGGTTCATGACCCTCGACTGGGACGGCAAGATCCGGATGGACTGCTCGTCACCCGCGGCGATGGCCTCGCTCATCGCGCGCAAGGACGACTACGACATCGCCACCGGCAACGACGCCGACTCGGACCGGCACGGGATCGTCACGCCCGACGCCGGCCTGATGAACCCCAACCACTTCCTCGCCGTGGCGATCCGGTACCTCTTCGGCGGCGCCCGCCCCGACTGGCCGCAGGGCGCGGCTATCGGCAAGACCCTGGTGTCGTCGTCGATGATCGACCGGGTCGCGGCCGAGGTCGGCGGGCGGCTGGTCGAGGTGCCCGTCGGGTTCAAGTGGTTCGTCCCGGGCCTGATCGACGGCAGCTTCGGCTTCGGTGGTGAGGAGTCCGCGGGTGCGTCGTTCCTGCGTCGCGACGGCCACGCGTGGACCACCGACAAGGACGGCATCATCCTCGCCCTGCTCGCCTCCGAGATCCTCGCCGCGACCGGCAAGACACCGAGCCAGCACTACGCCGAGCTCACCGCCGTCCACGGCGACCCGGCATACGCGCGCATCGACGCTCCCGCCAATCGCGACCAGAAGGCCAAGCTGGCCGCGCTCTCCCCCGAGGACGTGGCGGCCGACTCCCTCGCCGGTGAGCCGATCACCGCCAAGCTCACCCAGGCGCCCGGCAACGGGGCGGCCATCGGCGGCCTCAAGGTCACCACCGAGAGTGCGTGGTTCGCCGCGCGGCCGTCCGGCACCGAGGACGTCTACAAGATCTATGCCGAGTCCTTCCGTGGCGCCGAGCACCTCGCGCAGGTGCAGGCGGAGGCCAGGGAGGTCGTGGGCGCGGCGCTGGGGTCCTAG
- the glgB gene encoding 1,4-alpha-glucan branching protein GlgB encodes MSPKFGKKSKQNTPEPTADTPAPPTADTPAPPSTDAPGSSWFGLPDPEPTPEPTSGPTREAAQVLPPLGAEPDQISEPAEPAQVTEPPVSREPEPVPVPTTPAEAVRALADGRHQQPHDLLGHHLEPAGLMVRAYRPFASSVAVVFQDGERIDLQHEADGVWGGLRAGATQTQDYRLRVAYADGIEHEQDDPYRFAPTLGPIDLHLIGEGRHEQLWTVLGAHVREYPGPMGTVVGTSFAVWAPRAQAVHVSGDFNTWDTRSHAMRLLGESGVWELFVPGVGDGTLYKFLVRGADGKVREKADPMARATELPPGRASSVVASGHDWNDGEWMQRRAETNPHTGPMSVYEVHLGSWRQHHSYRDLAEHLVNYVQDLGFTHVEFMPVMEHPYPPSWGYHVTSYYAPSARFGRPDDFRYLVDRLHQAGIGVILDWVPGHFATDPWALARFDGLPLYEHADPRKGWHPEWGSYIFDFGRSQVRNFLVANAIYWLEEFHVDGLRVDGVASMLYLDYARKDGEWIPNIHGGHENLEAVGLIQEANATAYKRVPGIVTIAEESTSWPGVTKPTSTGGLGFGLKWNMGWMNDSLRYLKEDPIHRQYHHNLLTFSLMYAFSENYLLPISHDEVVHGKGSLLRKAPGSRYDQLATVRAFLAYIWSHPGKQLIFMGTEFAQEAEWADGRGLDWWLLDHAAHYRVHNLVKELNRVYRENPAMWALDSEAAGFEWLNANDNAWNTYSYLRFGTQDRQGSVVAVAVNFGGLARDPLRLGVPHPGQWRVLLDTSGFDEFGTPSQAGVVLEAHDHPADGQPYSVEVRVAALSTVYLVPVGQETIGQETIQQDTGARGRELSS; translated from the coding sequence GTGAGTCCGAAGTTCGGCAAGAAGTCCAAGCAGAACACCCCCGAGCCCACCGCTGACACCCCGGCTCCGCCCACCGCTGACACCCCAGCTCCGCCCAGCACCGACGCCCCCGGCAGCTCCTGGTTCGGGCTCCCCGACCCTGAGCCCACCCCTGAGCCCACCTCTGGGCCCACCCGCGAGGCGGCCCAGGTGCTGCCTCCGCTCGGCGCCGAGCCGGACCAGATCAGCGAGCCCGCCGAGCCGGCCCAGGTCACCGAGCCACCGGTGTCCCGCGAACCCGAGCCGGTACCCGTGCCCACGACCCCCGCCGAGGCGGTCCGGGCCCTCGCCGACGGCCGCCACCAGCAGCCGCACGACCTGCTCGGGCACCACCTCGAGCCCGCTGGCCTCATGGTCCGCGCCTACCGGCCGTTCGCCTCCTCCGTCGCGGTCGTGTTCCAGGACGGCGAGCGGATCGACCTCCAGCACGAGGCCGACGGGGTCTGGGGCGGGCTGCGGGCCGGCGCCACGCAGACCCAGGACTACCGTCTCCGGGTCGCGTACGCCGACGGGATCGAGCACGAGCAGGACGACCCCTACCGGTTCGCGCCCACGCTCGGCCCGATCGACCTGCACCTCATCGGCGAGGGTCGCCACGAGCAGCTCTGGACCGTTCTGGGCGCGCACGTCCGCGAGTACCCCGGCCCGATGGGCACCGTGGTCGGCACCTCCTTCGCGGTGTGGGCCCCCCGGGCCCAGGCCGTCCACGTCTCCGGTGACTTCAACACGTGGGACACCCGCAGCCACGCCATGCGGCTGCTCGGCGAGTCCGGCGTCTGGGAGCTCTTCGTCCCTGGAGTCGGCGACGGCACCCTCTACAAGTTCCTCGTGCGCGGTGCCGACGGCAAGGTCCGCGAGAAGGCCGACCCGATGGCCCGGGCCACCGAGCTGCCGCCCGGCCGGGCCTCCTCCGTCGTCGCGTCCGGCCACGACTGGAACGACGGCGAGTGGATGCAGCGCCGCGCCGAGACCAACCCGCACACCGGGCCGATGAGCGTCTACGAGGTGCACCTCGGCTCATGGCGCCAGCACCACAGCTACCGCGACCTGGCCGAGCACCTCGTCAACTACGTCCAGGACCTCGGGTTCACCCACGTCGAGTTCATGCCTGTCATGGAACACCCGTACCCGCCGTCGTGGGGTTACCACGTCACGAGCTACTACGCGCCGAGCGCGCGGTTCGGCCGGCCCGACGACTTCCGGTACCTCGTCGACCGGCTGCACCAGGCCGGCATCGGCGTCATCCTCGACTGGGTCCCGGGGCACTTCGCCACCGACCCGTGGGCCCTGGCCCGGTTCGACGGACTGCCGCTCTACGAGCATGCCGACCCGCGCAAGGGCTGGCACCCCGAATGGGGTTCGTACATCTTCGACTTCGGGCGCTCGCAGGTGCGCAACTTCCTCGTCGCCAACGCCATCTACTGGCTCGAGGAGTTCCACGTCGACGGGCTGCGGGTCGATGGCGTCGCGTCGATGCTCTACCTCGACTACGCCCGCAAGGACGGCGAGTGGATCCCCAACATCCACGGCGGCCACGAGAACCTCGAGGCGGTGGGCCTGATCCAGGAGGCCAACGCCACGGCATACAAGCGGGTCCCCGGCATCGTCACCATCGCCGAGGAGTCCACCTCCTGGCCGGGGGTCACCAAGCCGACCTCGACCGGCGGTCTCGGGTTCGGGCTGAAGTGGAACATGGGCTGGATGAACGACTCCCTCAGGTACCTGAAGGAAGACCCGATCCACCGGCAGTACCACCACAACCTGCTCACGTTCTCGCTGATGTACGCCTTCAGCGAGAACTACCTGCTGCCGATCAGCCACGACGAGGTCGTCCACGGCAAGGGCTCCCTGCTGCGCAAGGCACCCGGCAGCCGCTACGACCAGCTCGCAACCGTGCGGGCGTTCCTTGCCTACATCTGGAGCCACCCCGGCAAGCAGCTCATCTTCATGGGCACGGAGTTCGCCCAGGAGGCCGAGTGGGCCGACGGCAGGGGCCTCGACTGGTGGCTGCTCGACCATGCCGCGCACTACCGCGTGCACAACCTCGTCAAGGAGCTGAACCGCGTCTACCGCGAGAACCCCGCGATGTGGGCGCTCGACTCCGAGGCGGCCGGGTTCGAGTGGCTCAACGCCAACGACAACGCCTGGAACACCTACTCCTACCTGCGGTTCGGCACCCAGGACCGCCAAGGGTCGGTGGTCGCCGTCGCGGTGAACTTCGGTGGTCTGGCGCGCGACCCGCTGCGTCTGGGCGTTCCCCACCCCGGTCAGTGGCGGGTGCTGCTCGACACGAGCGGCTTCGACGAGTTCGGGACGCCCAGCCAGGCGGGCGTGGTGCTCGAGGCCCACGACCACCCGGCCGACGGGCAGCCCTACTCGGTCGAGGTGCGGGTCGCGGCGCTGTCGACCGTCTACCTCGTCCCCGTCGGGCAGGAGACCATCGGGCAGGAGACCATCCAGCAGGACACCGGCGCGCGGGGCAGGGAGCTGTCGTCGTGA
- a CDS encoding aminoglycoside phosphotransferase yields MAEIHQTASLSPTKLELLPVWMSTQRWYAAKGRVPRLRRLWSWRLDDPAGEVGIETLLVVDEGGVEPVVYQVPLTYRDAPLEGARHALVGTMEHSVLGRRWVYDGAHDPVYAAQLLALILEQATPQAGTESDTPEPAVVPARHPSWTAETHLRGSKVLSGEQSNTSVVFDCVDSNGAPKPLICKLFRTLQTGENPDVTLQGALSEAGSTRVPTMVGTVSATWPGIREDDPPAYGHLAFAQEFFPGTEDAWRVALRSVAAGEDFTGQAKALGAATAEVHTLLAQVLPTVPVSAEAIAATVASMRGRYVSAASEVPALAAYERQIAAIFDQAVNAPWPVLQRVHGDYHLGQVLHVPERGWVLLDFEGEPLRPLAERSQPDLAVRDVAGMLRSFDYAGGSWEQSHPGQSARAWVAAAQHAFLDGYAAAYGRDPRQDAALLIAFQLDKALYEVVYEARNRPTWLTIPTDAVARLLDDARKDLL; encoded by the coding sequence ATGGCTGAGATCCACCAGACCGCGTCGCTCTCACCGACCAAGCTCGAGCTCCTCCCCGTCTGGATGTCCACCCAGCGGTGGTATGCCGCCAAGGGCCGGGTGCCGCGCCTGCGACGGCTCTGGTCGTGGCGGCTCGACGACCCCGCCGGTGAGGTCGGGATCGAGACCCTGCTCGTCGTCGATGAGGGCGGGGTCGAGCCAGTGGTCTACCAGGTCCCGCTCACCTACCGCGACGCACCGCTCGAGGGAGCCCGGCACGCGCTGGTCGGCACCATGGAGCACAGCGTGCTCGGGCGCCGTTGGGTCTACGACGGAGCCCATGACCCGGTCTACGCCGCCCAGCTGTTGGCCCTCATCCTCGAACAGGCGACACCCCAGGCGGGCACCGAGTCCGACACCCCTGAGCCCGCAGTCGTCCCCGCCCGACACCCCTCGTGGACGGCAGAGACGCACCTGCGGGGCTCCAAGGTCCTCTCGGGCGAGCAGTCCAACACGTCCGTCGTCTTCGACTGCGTCGACAGCAACGGGGCGCCAAAGCCGTTGATCTGCAAGCTCTTCCGTACGCTCCAGACCGGCGAGAACCCCGACGTGACCCTCCAGGGAGCGTTGTCCGAAGCCGGCTCCACGAGGGTGCCCACCATGGTGGGCACCGTCAGCGCGACCTGGCCCGGCATCCGCGAGGACGACCCACCGGCATACGGCCACCTCGCGTTCGCGCAGGAGTTCTTCCCGGGCACCGAGGACGCGTGGCGCGTGGCGTTGCGCTCGGTCGCCGCGGGTGAGGACTTCACTGGGCAGGCGAAGGCGCTCGGAGCAGCCACGGCCGAGGTCCACACCCTGTTGGCGCAGGTGCTGCCAACGGTGCCGGTGAGCGCCGAGGCCATCGCCGCCACGGTGGCGAGCATGCGTGGTCGCTACGTCTCTGCCGCCTCCGAGGTCCCGGCGCTGGCCGCCTACGAGCGCCAGATCGCCGCGATCTTCGACCAGGCGGTCAACGCACCGTGGCCGGTCCTCCAGCGAGTCCACGGCGACTACCACCTCGGTCAGGTGCTCCACGTGCCTGAGCGCGGGTGGGTCCTCCTCGACTTCGAGGGCGAGCCGTTGCGGCCGCTCGCGGAGCGCAGCCAGCCCGACCTGGCCGTGCGCGACGTCGCCGGCATGCTCCGGTCGTTCGACTACGCCGGCGGGTCGTGGGAGCAGTCCCACCCCGGCCAGAGTGCGCGCGCCTGGGTCGCCGCCGCCCAGCACGCCTTCCTCGACGGGTATGCCGCGGCCTACGGACGCGACCCACGCCAGGACGCCGCGCTGCTCATCGCGTTCCAGCTCGACAAGGCCCTCTACGAAGTGGTCTACGAAGCGCGCAACCGACCCACCTGGCTGACCATCCCCACCGACGCGGTGGCCCGCCTGCTCGACGACGCGAGGAAGGACCTCCTGTGA